A section of the Mesobacillus jeotgali genome encodes:
- a CDS encoding kinase: MLVDLEREFTSVLSDRNRLIIGIDGLSRSGKTTIVKKIAGFLEDSHLSCQVIHLDDHIVERTKRYGTGSAEWQEYYFLQWEVELLKEAMFKKLSQSDELTLPYYDDKWDQQVYRELNLTGKKVVIVEGIFLQREEWEGYLDYTIFIDCPRNVRFERESAKTRRNIEKFLNRYWKAEDYYLKMVNPTGKADKVITCHELMDVAFFAEGDRK, translated from the coding sequence GTGTTAGTGGATTTAGAAAGAGAGTTTACTTCTGTTTTATCTGATCGGAATCGGTTGATTATTGGCATAGATGGGTTAAGCAGGTCAGGGAAAACAACTATTGTGAAGAAAATCGCTGGTTTTCTAGAAGACAGCCATCTTTCATGTCAGGTGATCCATTTAGATGACCATATTGTTGAGCGTACGAAAAGGTATGGCACCGGTTCAGCGGAATGGCAGGAGTATTATTTTCTGCAATGGGAAGTGGAGCTGCTGAAGGAAGCTATGTTCAAGAAGCTTAGTCAATCTGATGAACTGACACTGCCTTATTATGATGATAAATGGGATCAACAAGTATATAGAGAGCTCAACTTAACGGGGAAAAAGGTTGTTATAGTCGAAGGCATTTTCCTGCAGCGGGAAGAGTGGGAAGGTTATTTGGATTATACAATTTTTATCGACTGTCCTCGAAATGTAAGGTTTGAAAGGGAAAGTGCCAAAACCCGGAGGAATATTGAAAAATTCCTGAATAGGTATTGGAAAGCGGAGGATTATTATCTGAAAATGGTCAATCCGACTGGAAAAGCCGATAAAGTCATAACTTGCCATGAACTGATGGATGTAGCATTTTTCGCAGAAGGGGATAGGAAATGA
- a CDS encoding DUF4253 domain-containing protein encodes MEANYQAIPEGQEFKAFAKEIFGFCPDIVEQGTGSLKDLIQEMKETRKLFLWWD; translated from the coding sequence GTGGAAGCGAATTATCAGGCAATCCCGGAAGGCCAGGAATTTAAGGCGTTTGCAAAAGAAATCTTTGGATTTTGTCCAGATATCGTGGAACAGGGAACAGGCTCGCTCAAAGATTTAATTCAAGAAATGAAAGAGACCAGGAAATTATTCTTATGGTGGGATTAA
- a CDS encoding GNAT family N-acetyltransferase: MDFRLANKQDIKQLIKMRWDFTLEDYPKMAEGVAYHSFETECEEFLESSLDSGRWFIWVAEEREEIISHIYIELIHKVPRPGRVTDPFAYMTNVYTKPEYRGKSVGSRLISTVNSWAEENQFEFIIVWPSETSIEFYGRNGYSPCTEPMERHF; encoded by the coding sequence ATGGATTTTCGTCTGGCAAATAAACAGGATATAAAACAATTAATAAAGATGAGATGGGATTTTACACTGGAGGATTACCCGAAAATGGCGGAAGGCGTTGCCTATCATTCGTTTGAAACAGAGTGTGAAGAATTTCTTGAGTCTTCACTGGACAGCGGCCGGTGGTTCATTTGGGTTGCTGAAGAGAGAGAAGAAATCATTTCACATATCTATATAGAATTAATCCATAAGGTTCCCCGTCCAGGCAGGGTGACAGATCCATTCGCATACATGACAAATGTGTATACAAAACCGGAATATAGAGGGAAGAGTGTTGGCAGCAGATTGATATCGACAGTGAATTCATGGGCTGAAGAAAATCAATTCGAGTTCATCATCGTATGGCCAAGTGAAACGAGTATCGAGTTTTATGGGAGAAATGGATACTCCCCTTGCACGGAGCCTATGGAACGGCATTTTTAA
- a CDS encoding DUF402 domain-containing protein: MNDPKLKRKYGDRADWKRVIHKEFTQEFFEEEGFHGYVTLIKVHKVTEPLYFHYGNKEICIVNDGYTWMQHFPAGSQHSLTTMFNAGGEVVQWYIDICLQNGIENGRPYMDDLFLDVIILPGGEVLYKDYDELLAAFSSGIINENLYKTAIIEAKKIKRLAEANEFKLLQIARIHKEYFDWKMQGNGNEED, encoded by the coding sequence ATGAATGACCCGAAGCTGAAACGAAAATACGGTGACCGTGCTGATTGGAAGCGGGTAATCCATAAGGAGTTTACACAGGAATTTTTTGAGGAAGAAGGCTTCCATGGATATGTTACTTTAATAAAAGTCCATAAAGTCACAGAACCATTATATTTCCATTACGGAAATAAAGAGATTTGTATAGTCAACGATGGGTACACCTGGATGCAGCATTTCCCTGCCGGATCTCAACATTCCCTCACAACCATGTTTAATGCCGGCGGGGAAGTTGTTCAGTGGTATATCGACATTTGCTTACAAAATGGGATCGAAAATGGCCGTCCTTATATGGATGACCTCTTCCTTGACGTCATTATCCTTCCTGGCGGAGAAGTATTATACAAAGACTATGATGAACTTTTGGCTGCATTTTCATCTGGAATAATTAATGAAAATTTATATAAAACAGCAATCATCGAAGCCAAAAAAATTAAGAGGTTAGCAGAAGCAAATGAATTCAAGCTGCTGCAAATTGCCAGGATTCATAAAGAATATTTTGATTGGAAAATGCAAGGTAATGGTAATGAAGAGGACTAA
- a CDS encoding YfjL-like protein, protein MIRKILIVSVDILFICSILFFFKGNPISRAEAKKQAIEYLEKKYHGEEFALSNGGYYPVEGTYIIRYESKNKKVHGNLDIRKGKVLHEEKGASL, encoded by the coding sequence ATGATACGAAAAATCTTAATCGTTTCTGTTGATATCCTGTTCATATGCTCCATTTTGTTCTTTTTCAAAGGGAATCCCATTTCAAGGGCAGAAGCGAAAAAACAGGCGATTGAGTATCTGGAAAAGAAATATCATGGCGAAGAATTCGCACTAAGCAATGGCGGTTATTACCCTGTAGAAGGAACGTACATTATCCGGTATGAATCCAAAAACAAAAAGGTCCATGGCAATCTTGATATCAGGAAAGGAAAAGTACTACATGAAGAAAAGGGAGCTTCCTTGTAA
- a CDS encoding ATP-dependent DNA helicase yields the protein MTKNLPFTITKNDTFFDLLGDYIGDVFYDILPEKGYELRDEQIYMAFQVEQAFKNKGIVFAEAGVGTGKTFVYLIYAILYARYMGKPAIVSCSDETLIEQLVKEGGDIEKLEQALGLKVDVRLAKAREQYVCVKKLDELSNTSDDIEILDVHDQLPDFIFDEGISMNSFSRYGDRKEYPWVTNEKWSQLAWDPLQQCSTCSWRHRCGQTLNRDYYRHAGDLIICSHDFYMEHVWTKDSRKREGQLPLLPEASTVIFDEGHLLEFAAQKGLTYRFNSKTLTTVLTGYMHQDVREESLYLIEDIVELHDSWFDLLVENSTAVEGSNRKEVAMHPSIRKTAETLEKKVSELMDQLVFDAEMFLIDEYHLKIMEEYLEFFAYGLSIFLKNDEGIFWLEENDVQSSLVIMPRLVEDILKKEVFSQNIPFVFSSATLSQAGDFNYIAKSLGIEKYSSFTVASPFDYEEQMEVKAHIQDFEINKWEKIGADLRTTNGSTLVLFSSIQAMERFRTWSANQEWDFAILFEGDREISETVKDFQSDTSTVLCSYSLWEGLDVPGESLIQVIIASLPFPPHDPVFQAKRKHAVNPAAEVDVPYMLLRLRQGFGRLIRSSQDYGTVHLWLTSAQEAEFMEEIRGVLPVTNIQ from the coding sequence ATGACAAAAAATCTTCCATTTACCATCACTAAAAATGATACGTTCTTTGATTTATTAGGAGATTATATTGGTGATGTTTTTTATGATATTTTGCCTGAAAAAGGCTATGAGTTGCGCGATGAACAGATTTATATGGCATTTCAGGTGGAGCAGGCTTTCAAGAATAAAGGGATTGTTTTCGCGGAAGCAGGTGTTGGAACAGGAAAGACATTCGTCTATTTAATCTATGCAATCCTGTATGCACGGTATATGGGGAAACCAGCCATCGTTTCCTGCTCAGATGAAACGCTGATTGAACAGCTTGTAAAAGAAGGCGGGGATATTGAAAAACTTGAGCAGGCATTGGGGCTGAAGGTAGACGTCCGTCTCGCAAAGGCTAGAGAACAATATGTTTGTGTTAAGAAGCTTGATGAGCTTTCAAATACGTCAGACGATATCGAGATCCTTGATGTACATGATCAGCTTCCTGATTTTATCTTTGATGAAGGCATTTCCATGAATTCGTTTTCCCGTTATGGCGATCGAAAGGAATATCCTTGGGTGACGAATGAAAAATGGTCACAGCTGGCCTGGGATCCATTGCAGCAATGCTCGACATGCAGCTGGCGCCATCGCTGCGGACAAACCCTAAATCGTGATTACTATCGACATGCCGGAGATTTGATTATTTGTTCCCATGATTTTTATATGGAGCATGTTTGGACAAAAGATTCACGAAAACGAGAAGGGCAGTTGCCGCTGCTCCCAGAAGCAAGCACAGTCATTTTCGATGAGGGACATCTGCTTGAATTTGCTGCCCAAAAAGGCTTGACTTACAGATTTAATTCAAAGACATTGACAACGGTGTTAACAGGTTACATGCATCAGGATGTCAGGGAGGAATCTCTTTATTTAATAGAGGACATTGTGGAACTCCATGATTCATGGTTTGACCTTCTGGTTGAAAACTCAACTGCTGTTGAGGGTTCAAACCGAAAAGAAGTAGCGATGCACCCATCTATAAGGAAAACGGCTGAGACACTGGAGAAGAAAGTCAGTGAATTAATGGACCAGCTCGTTTTTGACGCGGAAATGTTCCTGATTGATGAATATCACTTGAAGATCATGGAGGAGTATCTTGAGTTTTTTGCTTATGGATTATCAATATTCCTGAAGAATGATGAAGGTATTTTCTGGCTTGAGGAGAATGACGTCCAGTCCTCTCTTGTCATCATGCCTCGTCTGGTAGAGGACATTCTGAAAAAAGAAGTCTTCTCACAAAACATTCCGTTTGTATTTTCATCAGCTACTTTATCCCAAGCAGGTGACTTTAACTATATAGCAAAAAGTCTTGGGATTGAAAAATATTCATCCTTCACTGTCGCATCACCATTTGATTATGAAGAGCAAATGGAAGTGAAAGCACATATACAGGATTTCGAAATCAACAAATGGGAGAAGATAGGGGCAGACCTGCGAACAACAAATGGAAGCACTCTGGTATTGTTTTCTTCTATACAGGCAATGGAGCGCTTCAGAACATGGTCGGCTAATCAGGAATGGGATTTTGCCATTCTGTTCGAAGGTGACCGTGAGATTAGTGAAACCGTTAAAGACTTTCAGAGTGACACTAGTACGGTACTTTGCTCGTACAGTTTATGGGAGGGTCTTGATGTTCCAGGAGAATCTCTTATCCAGGTCATTATTGCGTCATTGCCATTCCCTCCACATGACCCGGTCTTCCAGGCAAAACGAAAGCATGCGGTTAATCCTGCAGCAGAAGTAGATGTTCCATACATGCTGCTTCGATTAAGACAGGGATTTGGCCGTTTGATCAGGAGCAGCCAGGATTATGGCACGGTGCATTTGTGGCTTACCAGTGCGCAAGAAGCAGAATTTATGGAAGAGATAAGAGGAGTGCTTCCTGTTACCAATATTCAATGA
- the lexA gene encoding transcriptional repressor LexA, which produces MTKLSKRQQDIFEFIKGEVKKKGYPPSVREIGEAVGLASSSTVHGHLARLESKGLIRRDPTKPRAIEILEIEEETRIPKYNVVNVPVVGKVTAGMPITAIENVEEYFPLPDRLVPHDEQVFMLEIMGDSMIEAGILDGDYVIVKQQKTANNGDIVVAMTEDDEATVKRFFKEKDYFRLQPENSSMDPIILRNVSILGKVIGVYRHMH; this is translated from the coding sequence ATGACAAAGTTATCTAAGAGGCAACAAGATATATTTGAATTCATAAAAGGTGAAGTCAAGAAAAAAGGGTATCCACCATCCGTACGCGAAATTGGCGAAGCAGTTGGACTTGCCTCAAGTTCGACAGTACACGGCCACCTTGCAAGGCTTGAAAGCAAAGGGCTGATCAGACGCGACCCTACGAAACCGCGTGCCATAGAAATTCTCGAGATTGAAGAGGAAACGCGTATCCCTAAATATAATGTCGTTAATGTCCCTGTGGTTGGTAAAGTTACTGCCGGTATGCCTATAACAGCAATTGAAAATGTAGAAGAATACTTCCCTCTCCCAGACCGACTGGTCCCTCATGATGAACAGGTATTCATGCTGGAAATCATGGGTGACAGTATGATAGAAGCTGGAATCCTTGACGGAGACTATGTCATAGTCAAGCAGCAAAAGACTGCTAATAATGGAGACATTGTTGTAGCAATGACAGAGGATGACGAAGCAACGGTAAAACGCTTTTTTAAAGAGAAAGACTATTTCAGGCTCCAGCCGGAAAACTCATCAATGGATCCAATTATCCTTCGCAATGTGTCCATCCTTGGTAAAGTTATCGGCGTATATCGTCATATGCACTAA
- the yneA gene encoding cell division suppressor protein YneA: MKKIWENYSYALILLAVSIIFSLVAKAHLNNEDEYITVTIEEGQSLWEIAENYATEHNLSENEFVSWVEKENGIIGEKVFPGDELVIPVTAEYAEPTQIAGAER, from the coding sequence ATGAAAAAAATATGGGAAAACTATTCTTACGCATTAATCCTGCTTGCTGTCAGCATCATTTTTTCACTTGTTGCAAAAGCGCATTTAAATAACGAAGATGAATACATAACTGTTACTATAGAAGAAGGGCAATCATTATGGGAGATTGCTGAAAATTATGCAACTGAACATAATTTATCGGAAAATGAATTCGTGAGCTGGGTGGAAAAAGAAAATGGAATCATCGGCGAGAAGGTCTTTCCAGGAGACGAGCTCGTCATCCCTGTGACAGCTGAGTATGCAGAACCCACTCAAATAGCGGGCGCGGAAAGATAA
- a CDS encoding YneB family resolvase-like protein: MKAIIYCRVSTTKETQETSLARQEEELLRLADDYGFEVVNIIKEQASGYDLERDGILELLELIKDKAIGALLIQDETRIGRGNAKVAILHCIIKENVKLYSISHNGELQLSESDSMVLQIVSMVEEYQRKIHNIKIKRGMKRAVEHGYKPQRNLKNQGEHSGRDRKEMPVEEIVRLRNNGLTFAEIAATLKGFGYNVSKATVNRRYLEYIESEEE, translated from the coding sequence ATGAAAGCGATTATTTATTGCCGCGTAAGTACAACCAAGGAAACACAGGAAACATCACTTGCCAGGCAAGAAGAAGAATTGCTCCGCCTTGCGGATGATTATGGGTTCGAAGTAGTGAACATAATTAAGGAACAGGCTAGCGGTTATGACCTTGAAAGGGATGGAATACTGGAGCTGTTAGAGTTGATTAAAGACAAGGCGATCGGTGCACTGTTGATTCAGGATGAAACCAGAATTGGCAGAGGGAATGCAAAAGTCGCAATCCTTCATTGCATCATTAAGGAGAATGTAAAGTTATACAGCATCTCACACAATGGAGAACTTCAGCTCTCTGAATCAGATTCCATGGTGCTCCAGATTGTCAGTATGGTAGAAGAGTACCAGAGGAAAATCCACAATATCAAAATCAAACGCGGAATGAAACGAGCGGTGGAGCACGGTTACAAGCCGCAGCGGAATCTTAAAAATCAGGGTGAGCATTCCGGCAGGGACCGCAAAGAAATGCCGGTTGAGGAAATTGTCAGGCTGCGGAACAATGGCCTTACATTTGCAGAAATTGCCGCTACCTTAAAAGGGTTTGGCTATAACGTATCCAAAGCAACCGTGAACCGAAGGTATCTTGAGTATATAGAGTCGGAGGAAGAATAA
- a CDS encoding DUF896 domain-containing protein has protein sequence MLSSDKIARINELARKAKSSNLTEEEAKEQTKLRAEYLQSFRSSMLNTLKGVTIVDPEGNDVTPEKLKEEKMKNKLH, from the coding sequence ATGCTATCAAGTGATAAGATTGCCAGGATCAATGAACTGGCAAGGAAAGCAAAATCATCCAATCTGACTGAAGAAGAAGCAAAGGAGCAAACAAAGCTACGTGCTGAATACCTCCAGTCATTCCGTTCTTCTATGCTTAATACACTAAAGGGAGTTACCATTGTTGATCCAGAGGGCAATGATGTTACACCTGAAAAATTAAAAGAAGAAAAAATGAAGAATAAGTTACATTAA
- the tkt gene encoding transketolase produces the protein MFKEIDMLSIDSIRTLSIDAIEKANSGHPGMPMGAAPMAYTLWTRYMNINPKNPEWFNRDRFVLSAGHGSMLLYSLLHLAGYDLSMEDIKQFRQWGSKTPGHPEFGHTAGVDATTGPLGQGIAMAVGMAMAERHLAAVYNKDNYNIVDHYTYSICGDGDLMEGVSAEAASLAAHLKLGKMIVLYDSNDISLDGDLNKSFSESVEGRFKSYGWQYIRVEDGNNLEEIARAIEEAKTDSERPTMIEVKTIIGFGSPNLSGKSDVHGAPLGADELKLTKEAYKWTFEEDFHVPNEVYEHFKQEIAEKGEQTEKAWNELFSNYKSEYPELGAQLDKAMKGELIEGWDKDIPVYEEGKSLASRASSGEALNGIAKNLPYLIGGSADLAGSNKTMIKGTGDFFPGSFEGRNIWFGVREFAMGAAMNGMALHGGLRVFGGTFFVFSDYLKPAIRLAALMGLPVTYVFTHDSIAVGEDGPTHEPVEQLAGLRAMPNLSVIRPADGNETAAAWKLAVESTKTPTALVLTRQNLPTIKDTDKNAYEGVSKGAYVISPAGKETADALLLAAGSEVGLAVKAQEALAGEGINVSVISMPSWDRFEQQSKEYKESVIPKSVKKRLGIEMGSSLGWHRYVGDEGEVLAIDTFGASAPGEKILEEYGFSVNNVVARVKALLEQN, from the coding sequence ATGTTTAAAGAAATTGATATGCTTTCAATTGATTCCATTCGTACTTTATCAATTGACGCAATTGAAAAGGCAAATTCCGGTCACCCAGGCATGCCGATGGGGGCAGCTCCAATGGCTTACACATTGTGGACTCGTTACATGAACATCAACCCTAAAAATCCTGAATGGTTTAACCGCGACCGTTTCGTCCTGTCTGCTGGACACGGATCAATGTTGTTATACAGCTTGCTGCACCTTGCAGGTTACGATTTATCAATGGAAGATATTAAGCAATTCCGCCAGTGGGGAAGTAAGACACCGGGACACCCAGAATTTGGGCACACTGCTGGTGTAGATGCAACAACTGGGCCGCTTGGTCAGGGAATTGCCATGGCAGTTGGTATGGCAATGGCTGAGCGTCACTTAGCTGCAGTCTACAATAAGGATAACTATAATATCGTTGATCACTATACATATAGCATCTGCGGTGATGGCGATCTAATGGAAGGCGTTTCTGCTGAAGCGGCTTCACTTGCAGCTCACCTCAAATTGGGCAAAATGATTGTTCTTTATGATTCAAACGATATTTCACTGGATGGAGATCTTAATAAGTCTTTCTCGGAGAGTGTCGAAGGCCGTTTCAAGTCATATGGATGGCAATATATCCGAGTTGAAGATGGCAATAACCTGGAAGAAATCGCAAGAGCCATCGAAGAAGCAAAAACAGATTCAGAGCGTCCGACAATGATTGAAGTTAAGACAATTATCGGTTTTGGATCACCTAACCTCTCAGGTAAATCCGATGTTCACGGTGCTCCACTTGGCGCTGATGAATTGAAGCTTACGAAAGAAGCTTACAAATGGACCTTTGAAGAAGATTTCCATGTGCCAAATGAAGTTTATGAGCATTTCAAACAGGAAATTGCTGAAAAAGGTGAACAGACTGAAAAAGCTTGGAATGAATTGTTCTCAAACTATAAGAGTGAATATCCAGAGCTAGGTGCCCAGCTTGATAAAGCAATGAAGGGCGAGCTAATTGAAGGATGGGATAAGGATATCCCTGTATACGAGGAAGGAAAGAGTCTTGCGAGCCGAGCTTCTTCAGGTGAAGCACTCAATGGAATCGCTAAAAACCTTCCTTATTTAATCGGTGGCTCAGCTGACCTTGCTGGTTCAAACAAAACGATGATCAAGGGAACAGGTGACTTCTTCCCAGGTTCATTCGAAGGACGCAACATCTGGTTCGGTGTGCGTGAATTCGCAATGGGTGCAGCTATGAACGGTATGGCACTTCATGGCGGTCTAAGAGTATTTGGCGGAACATTCTTTGTGTTCTCTGATTATCTTAAGCCTGCTATCAGACTTGCTGCTTTAATGGGCTTGCCTGTAACCTATGTATTTACGCATGACAGCATCGCAGTTGGTGAAGATGGTCCAACACACGAACCAGTTGAACAGCTCGCTGGCCTTCGCGCAATGCCGAACCTGTCCGTAATCCGTCCTGCTGATGGCAACGAAACTGCAGCAGCATGGAAGCTGGCCGTGGAATCAACTAAGACACCTACTGCTCTAGTTCTAACTCGCCAAAACCTGCCGACAATTAAGGATACAGACAAGAATGCCTACGAAGGAGTATCGAAAGGTGCCTATGTTATTTCTCCAGCAGGCAAGGAAACGGCAGATGCATTACTGCTTGCTGCAGGTTCAGAAGTGGGACTTGCCGTCAAAGCACAAGAAGCTTTAGCTGGCGAAGGTATTAATGTCTCTGTTATCAGCATGCCTTCATGGGACCGCTTTGAACAGCAATCAAAAGAATACAAAGAAAGTGTCATTCCGAAGTCTGTCAAGAAGCGCCTCGGAATCGAGATGGGCTCTTCACTGGGCTGGCATCGTTATGTAGGTGATGAAGGAGAAGTACTTGCCATCGATACATTTGGTGCCTCAGCTCCAGGAGAGAAAATTCTGGAAGAGTATGGATTCTCAGTAAACAATGTCGTAGCACGCGTAAAAGCATTACTTGAGCAAAACTAA
- a CDS encoding VOC family protein, which produces MIIGIVPYLVTNGNGQEAVKFYQEALGAEVISLQTFGDMPANPEYPLPEDAKDRVLNAQMKIGNASLMLSDTFPGHPYQLGSQVTIALLVNDAAEAAEIFEKLQVDGKVTMPIQETFWSSAYGQVTDKFGIEWQVSTEDKK; this is translated from the coding sequence ATGATTATAGGAATTGTTCCTTATCTAGTGACCAACGGAAATGGCCAGGAAGCTGTGAAATTTTATCAGGAGGCATTGGGAGCAGAAGTGATCAGCCTGCAAACATTTGGTGATATGCCTGCGAATCCTGAATACCCACTGCCGGAAGACGCCAAGGATCGAGTATTGAACGCACAGATGAAAATCGGTAATGCTAGCTTGATGTTATCTGATACATTTCCTGGACACCCATATCAGCTTGGATCCCAGGTAACGATTGCACTTTTGGTAAATGATGCTGCAGAAGCAGCAGAGATTTTCGAGAAACTGCAAGTGGACGGGAAGGTTACCATGCCTATTCAGGAAACCTTCTGGAGTTCGGCTTATGGACAGGTGACAGACAAATTTGGAATTGAGTGGCAGGTATCAACAGAAGATAAAAAGTAA
- a CDS encoding SDR family NAD(P)-dependent oxidoreductase has translation MPGKFDGKTVIITGGSNGIGEGIAEVFAKEHANVCIADIDEAKGLKLIGRLKEFGGRAAFYRTDVRKEKDLVSLIENIMNDYGQIDVLINNAGVSRFKPLFELTTEEWEDVIFTNLRSVFIGSREAAKKMTEGGRIINMASTRAIMSEPNSEAYASSKGGIVALTHALAASLQEKGITVNSISPGWIQTADYDELREKDHHQHWSNRVGKPEDIARACLYLADPENDFINGQDIIIDGGMTRKMIYEE, from the coding sequence ATGCCAGGTAAGTTTGATGGCAAGACCGTCATCATAACCGGTGGATCTAATGGAATTGGAGAAGGAATTGCTGAAGTATTTGCGAAAGAGCATGCGAATGTATGTATTGCTGACATAGATGAAGCAAAGGGATTGAAATTGATTGGCAGGCTAAAAGAGTTTGGAGGACGAGCGGCGTTTTATAGAACAGATGTGAGGAAAGAAAAAGATCTTGTCAGCCTTATAGAAAATATAATGAATGATTACGGGCAAATTGATGTATTGATCAATAATGCCGGGGTGTCCCGGTTCAAACCTTTGTTTGAATTAACGACAGAGGAATGGGAGGATGTCATTTTCACAAACCTAAGGAGTGTATTCATTGGATCCCGTGAAGCTGCGAAAAAAATGACAGAAGGCGGACGGATTATCAATATGGCATCGACAAGGGCAATAATGTCAGAACCAAATTCAGAAGCTTATGCATCTTCTAAAGGTGGAATTGTTGCCCTGACCCATGCATTGGCCGCTTCTCTTCAAGAAAAAGGAATCACAGTGAATTCCATTAGCCCGGGCTGGATCCAGACAGCAGATTATGATGAATTGCGTGAGAAGGACCATCATCAGCACTGGTCAAACCGTGTTGGGAAACCGGAAGATATAGCAAGGGCATGCCTTTATTTGGCGGATCCTGAAAATGATTTTATTAATGGTCAAGACATAATCATTGATGGCGGCATGACTCGTAAAATGATTTACGAAGAATAA
- a CDS encoding lysozyme family protein produces MKYTKKKPKKKQVQRNFNLVMLLFFAFVGFFLFDRFLDIYNQSLMKINVGVNSSIGEVAKYTPMIEKELQKVGLEEHTVTVAALMMQESKGKGGDPMQASESLGLAPNTIQDPQKSIQQGVKYFNRVVSHGEKMQVDFPTVIQSYNMGIGYIDYVAQNGKKHSEELAKKFSKIQVEKNPQTYNCGGNKNNFRYPYCYGDFTYSTKVAKHMETISVSNQGNLSEESTKRSF; encoded by the coding sequence ATGAAATACACGAAAAAGAAACCTAAAAAGAAGCAAGTCCAAAGAAATTTCAATCTGGTAATGTTGCTGTTTTTTGCCTTTGTAGGCTTCTTTCTTTTTGATAGATTCCTTGATATATATAATCAAAGCTTAATGAAAATCAATGTAGGTGTAAACAGTTCAATTGGAGAGGTAGCAAAGTATACTCCAATGATAGAAAAGGAATTGCAAAAGGTAGGCCTTGAGGAGCATACTGTTACAGTTGCTGCTTTAATGATGCAGGAAAGCAAAGGGAAGGGCGGTGATCCGATGCAGGCTTCTGAATCATTAGGATTGGCCCCCAATACCATCCAGGATCCTCAAAAAAGCATACAGCAGGGTGTTAAGTATTTTAACCGGGTTGTGAGCCACGGAGAAAAGATGCAAGTCGATTTTCCGACCGTTATTCAGTCATATAATATGGGCATCGGCTATATCGACTATGTAGCCCAAAACGGTAAAAAACATAGTGAGGAGCTCGCAAAGAAGTTTTCGAAAATTCAGGTGGAAAAAAATCCGCAAACTTATAATTGCGGAGGCAATAAGAACAATTTCCGCTATCCTTATTGTTATGGAGATTTTACTTATAGCACAAAGGTTGCAAAGCATATGGAAACTATATCAGTTAGTAACCAGGGTAATCTGAGCGAGGAGTCGACTAAACGTTCATTTTAG
- a CDS encoding FMN-dependent NADH-azoreductase gives MATVLYITANPKPVEESFSLSVGEEFIKAYRENNPNDEVVRLDLYKMDIPFIDTDVFSGWGKLQQGTAFEQLSDDEKQKVSSINQLTDQFIAGDKYIFATPLWNFSFPPKMKAYIDNIAIAGKTFKYTAEGPVGLLGDKKALHIQARGGVYSEGPAKDLEFGDRYLRAVLAFMGVTDVETLAVEGMAATPDKAQEIKQQAIQRANELAKQF, from the coding sequence ATGGCTACAGTACTTTATATTACAGCGAATCCAAAACCGGTTGAGGAATCATTCAGTCTATCGGTTGGGGAAGAATTTATCAAAGCTTACCGCGAAAACAATCCTAACGATGAGGTTGTAAGACTTGACCTTTATAAAATGGACATTCCGTTTATTGATACAGACGTTTTCAGCGGCTGGGGCAAGTTACAGCAGGGAACTGCCTTCGAACAACTTAGTGATGATGAAAAGCAAAAAGTGAGCTCAATCAATCAACTTACAGACCAATTTATTGCGGGAGATAAGTACATCTTTGCTACTCCTTTGTGGAATTTCAGTTTCCCGCCAAAAATGAAAGCCTACATTGATAACATTGCAATTGCCGGAAAAACCTTTAAGTATACTGCTGAAGGACCAGTTGGTTTGCTAGGTGATAAGAAAGCCCTTCATATACAGGCTCGCGGCGGGGTGTATTCAGAAGGACCTGCTAAAGATTTGGAGTTCGGTGACCGTTATCTTCGTGCAGTACTTGCCTTCATGGGAGTGACTGATGTTGAAACGCTGGCGGTAGAAGGTATGGCAGCTACTCCTGACAAAGCCCAAGAAATTAAGCAGCAGGCCATCCAGCGCGCTAACGAACTCGCAAAACAGTTTTAG